The Rosa rugosa chromosome 1, drRosRugo1.1, whole genome shotgun sequence genomic sequence TTAAGTTAAAAAGATTCCTGCTGGGACTGTTCCGTTCCCAGAGTGTATGATGTTTTCACCATATGAGTTGCCCACTACCAATTTATATAagaaaattgcaattttggttGGCAGGGGAATTATGGAACTTGGGAACCAAAATTGGATTCTATTGGTTTGACGATAGACTGAAATAGGTGCAAGTatattgttttaattttaaacaCTTGCAACTTAAAAGAATTTAACTGGAAAAGGATATGTATAATTGCTGATGCAGCTACAAACGCTTCAAATGTTGCTGGTCAGAATTCATGTGCTGAGATTCATTGAAGTGACTTTTGATGCTGAAAATCTGTAaagttaagaaaatattttgtgCTAGTTCATAGACAATATTGTCCGGATTGTAATTGAATATGCTGGTCGTTTGTGTTCCTGACTTCCTGCCGTTCAGTTCTAGGTTACTATGCTTCTTTCTTTAAACCAACAGAGTGTTCGTTTAGCTAGATTCTTATGCAAGTGGTATCCTCGTACTGTAAGTACAGGAGTTTTTAGGGTTAAACTGAATTTATTATATTTTGGTCTGAAAACACTGGACGTCGCTGGCCGATAATCTAGAGCTGTTTCTTTTGGAGTGGCTTTTAGTGTGGCAAATCTGGAGGTCATTTTCTGCTGTAATCTATGGCCTATATGAACCTTTTTCAGGAAACACAGtgcaataaaattaaaaacaatatcACATTGATAAATAGTTATATACAAGGAAACTAGTACAATTATAAATTATAAAGATTgtgaataaatttttttttgccaGAACATTTCTGTAGACTTTCTTACAAACCTAGTCCACCATTCTGACCAAAAACGAATGAAACAAACTGCAAATCCTCATCTGCTAAAACCACTGATAATTCAGCCAAAAATGAAAACCTATGTTTGACAGTAACCTATTCCTAGCTACTTCATAAAGTTGAGCTGATCAGCCATCCTCACACTGCAAGCTCGTCTTAATATTTCTCAAAGTACATGATATCAGAGTGTTGGCAGACTCTACAGACTCCACAGTTAGTTTGGCAGTAGGAGAGGTATTAGTCAAGACTTGAAATGCTACGGTTAACAAAGTTCCTCCTTCACTGTCACTGCCTCGATCTTCTTGCCTGGAAGTGATGACCATAGGCCTCGACTCCAACCCATCTGGAAGAATTGAGAACCCTGAAGACAATACGGCCATGTTGCTCGAGTCGCATCCTGTCATCACAGACTGCATGCCAGTGATATCCACCGGAGCATAAACCACCATGGACTCGTAAGCATTTATGCAGCTATCTTGTAGAATCCACATGCTGTTCTCTTTTGATTTCATTGTCTGAAAGATTGAAATGCATGGCTGTATTAGAAAATTATATGAACATTTTGCATTAGAAATATGAGGCTTATTCATAGTGTATAAAGAAAGAGAGCTCACTTGAATAGTAACAGCATTGCCACGATCTTGTCCTTTGGATAGGTTTGCAATTGTTTGCGCCGGACCCCCATTTAACATAATGTCCCACTAGCAATTGAAGAACAATTAATGTCAGATCTTATAGTACTAGTAACAAGATTATTGATTAGCAGAGTTGCAGAGTTGCAGAGTTGTAGGTAGTCATGGCTACAAACCTCGTTCCTGCGATTCTCATCTCTCAAAAAATCGAAGAGGGCATAAGGAGAGACAGGCAACCATACTGAAGAAACTGCACACAAGATCACACCAAGAGGCTCTCCCGGATCGTTCAAGTTCTTCCTGGAGGAAATCCTAATGTCATCACCTGTTTTGCTTGAGATCTTGGTCCAGGTATGGTAGCTTGATGCTCCAATTGCGCGACAAAAACTTGATGTCATTCTTTGTGCCATTTTCAAAATGCTTTTTCTCCCAGCCAATGTGGCTACTCCTGGTATTCAGTAATTATCAGTATTCTTCATCTAATAAGAGGCAATCAGTATATCTGAAGTTTATTTGACTAGGCATACCAGTTGAATCCTTCATCGGAACATTGGTTGCCATGAAGAAAACAAGCCTTTCGCATTGGAGTTGCAGCGTCGCTACCCAATGTCTTGCACCAAATGCCAGACCACTGTTGACTATACTCCGGTACATGGTCTGAACTGTGCTTTTCTGGCACTCTAAGTGCTCCACCCAGATTACCTGTAGACCATACTTATATCATTATAAACCTTGTTTGCAGCATATAAATGTATGCATGATTCTTTCATTTTCACCTCTGtgtttctgttttcattttTGTGTAGTTTTCCATTCCCTGGCCAAAGTCAGCTGTCAAAACCTTGTATAGTTTTTCATTCCTTGTTTGTAAAGTAGTCAATGATGAATTGATCCATTCTTATATTCTATGCATTAAGATTATAAATGTGGGATCAAATTTGTATGACACATCTGTATACCTTGCAATGGCCGTTTGATTTGTCTTCGATGATGCAACCAGAGGGACGTTTTCTGCATTTCACCAAGGACGCATCAATGTTATCTTCAACTTTGTCAATTGAAACATCAACAACAGCCCACTGTTCAGGACTCAGTTGCTTGCTACATCTAACGAAGTAAACTTCTCTGGTGGGCACCAAAGGTGTAAGCATTTGCAGCTCTGCAAACATCTGCAGTCAAACTCAACCTCTGAGTTTTCTTGAATCAAAAGCGATAGTTTGTCTTTAGTTCACTTGCAAGTATTTTGGAGAAACGAAACGACGACAGTACTTGCAGATAACATGCTTACCAATTGTACAGCACCATTTCTATTGTCTCCTTCGCCATTGCTAATAACATCAACAGTGGCAGCCTTTGAGATCATAGATGGAAACATTTCCTTCCATTGATTCtacaacaaaaataaacaaaacctTAGCTTACAATTCTGTACCTACAAGGCAATAGTATGAAAATTGTTCTAGTCTTTACCACATCCATGAAGCTCTGAACTAGTCTTGGGAGATCCACAAAAACCACACCCGTGTCCCTTGAGGCCTCAATGGATCTCTTTGGCCGCCCACTGGCTGGCATTTCAATGTTGAACTCTTTGATGTACTCATCATAATTAAGTATTTCACGGCCTGTCTCAACACTTCGAACCCAGAGTGGTTCTCCAGCTGTGGCCATCTTTTGAAGCTCCTCCATTGCTTGGTTAACTATCTCCATAATCCTCGACTTCTCAAGACCGAAAATTCCTGTGTAAAAGTCCAAAGAACTTCTGCTCTCCTGGTCCTGGCCAGTAGAGCTGGAAGGAGAGGATGTCCCAATAGGGTATTTTACTAGAGCTGCTCGGAGTTTTTCAACCTACATAAAGATAAGTTCGTGTACCCCCGTTACTTCAAACTTTGGACATAAGACTCGTTACATTACTCAATTTACAGTAGCATCAATCAGGCGTGCTCTTGTAAACATAATTACCTCGGATTTGAGTCTCGCATTTTCGATTCGGAGTTGTTGCTCCTCGGTTGTCAAGGTGGCATCTCTGCTAGTCGTGGCACTGCCACAGTTGGGGCAACAAGCTTTGTTTATTTGCTCCCTCATCGCCTTATTCTCGTCTCGGAGTTTCTCCATTTCTCCTTTCAACAACGAGTTTTCATGGCGCTCTTGTATAGCCTTTAAACACCAATATCCCCATTTTCATTACAGTTTTCACAATTCGACTTAAAAAAACAAATGGtgaaaaaacaaaattaccTTGATTTGGGTACGGCGATTTTGGAACCAAAACTTGACTTGCCTTGGAGCAAGGCCTAACTGCTTGCTCAGCTGCTGTCTTTGCTTCTCATCTGGATGGGGTGACTCCTTGAACAGCCTGCAAGCATTCCAATGAAATTAATAAAACAACAAACACTGAGGTGAAAACCAATCACATTCATCAGGATTTTAATCAGTCTTTTCAATTGTATTCTTTTCTGTAGCTAACTAATACACATAAAAACAAAGAGCAAAAAGGGAGGCCACTAATCAAACACTATGTGTTATCTTTAACTTTTCaatcttgttttctttatgagtGATCATGTCACTAACTCTTTTGAATCTTTGATGTAGCAGCACTAGAACATAGTACTTGTTAAAGTATATTCTTTAAAGCTGCATCCTTAGTGTGGCATGCAATTTTTATAAAAGAGAGACCGGTACAACTCAAAACCGACCAATAATTCCAAAACCGTGTGCACTATTCAAAGTCTCACCCAATTTCCAACAAACTAAACTTGGGtttgtaaaaaaaaagaaaagaaaaactcatTGAATTAAGTGTTCCAAGCTGAAAATCAACGCATTGGTAAATTCAAATTCAACATAGAAAAGAGGAAATTAAATTAAGAACTACTCACGCTTCCATTTCTCGGATTTGCTCAGTGGTGTGCCTATGgtacttttttctctttttcttcttgttcttgttgtcTCCATCTCCATCATCTTCATCTGGCTCTCCTAACTCTGCATCAAAATCAATGTCCTCCGCTGATCTCGACCTCGCTGGACCAGAGTTCTCGCTGCTAATCTCAGCCGTGTCTTCTCTCGACCTCCGGCGGCCGCCTACGCTCCCTTCATCCCCTTCTTCCCCCTCCCTATTAGCCGCCGTCTCCCCCGGAGTCCCGGCATCTCGAAAAATCCCAGCCTATATGTATATCCAACCAAACCCAAAGTGAGAAACACAACAAGAACTAATAAAAGACAATAAAGAAAGACATGGAAATGGTAAAAAGGGTGCGTGGAGAATGTGAGGAGGAGGATGATACGTACGAGGCTGAGGGAGAGAGCAGGGGAGGCAAAGAAGTCTTTGGTGCGAGAAGTTGGTGGATTGTTGGACATGTCGACGCCCATGGCAATCAAGCGCGGTGCATGTGTTATATTAAGAGAGGACGACTAGTTAGTAGTAGTAGTACAGCTAGGAGGTGATGCAACTGACTAAAGGGTTTGTTTTATGGTTAGTAATGGAGGCGAGCTAGTTGCAGGTGAAGCTGAGAGAGGCGGGTGCGGGTTGATTTAAggatataaaaacaaaaatggagTGAAAGAGAGGGTGtttctctcttttgttttgatttgggTGAGAAGGCTGGTAGGGGTTGACTGTTAGCTATTCTACGTGGATTGAGACTCTCAACTACCTTTGAGTCTTTGACTTGAAGCAGTTGAATATCCAACGCTTCGCTCAACGGTATTTTCAGATTCCATCCATCACAGCTTTGGCTCGGCTTTTTGGCTCGAATCCCTTTCCATAAGTACATGGAACTTCATATGCTAAAATTTCCTATATGACGTTTACATGACAAAGCAAACTATCTTTCGATTCCATAGAACAACAATTTTGTAGTGAAAATTCTACCTTGCTcatcattttttattttgtttcaatTATATAGTAGATTGATTGGATTTGCCTGTCACATCAGTTATTATAATACCTCATTAATAATCTCATTATTCAATTATGTGGAGTTTTGATAAATTCATATGATCAAAATTTGATGTTTAGCGATGAATAATTGTCTTGGGTTTCTCGCTAATCTGTTGAGCAAAGGGATAATCATTGTTTATTTTGAGCTTTATCGCCATTCGTTATGGGTGATTCTTTATTTGTGTCAATGCGTTTTTTTTGTCACATGTACATTGTGTCGTGTAAAGGTATGCAATTTGAGATTCAATCTATCTACTCAAGGGATCATATAGGGGGCTTTTGGTGGAAAACTGTGGGATTGGGACGTGGTGTGGATGAGTTAGGGATGGTAGCTTTTGCGTGAATATGAGAATGAAGATGAAGGTGTGCCGGTATTTGATGGTCGTCTGGGTTGATTTAAGAGGTGTAGTGGACGTGAGTCGGCATTTGGCAATCAACGCAACGGAGATTGCCATATTGGGGTAGTGAGGTCTTGTGGATTTGTTTGGATGTGGAGAGTATTCATAGCGGTACATTTCTAACTAAGATATTGAAagtattctcaaaaaaaaaaaaaaaaacgaaggtaTTGAAAGCAGTAAATGTGGTTGATTGCTTGATGTTAGTGCTAGCTTTATAGAGCAACCTTCTTTGTCTAGGTTTCCTTTAAGATTGCCATCACTAGGCAAAATTTTTAAGACTGAAAGAAGCAAAAGGTTCAGTCATGGTAATCCCCTTGTAGCAGCTACCAAAAATGTTGGATCCACCACAATACCTTTGGCAGAAGCTATTGCACTAAGAGATGGACTCTTATGTGCACGAGAACATGGCTACACAACACTTCAAATGGAAGGGGTTTCCAAACTGGTCATAGACGCAGTAAACAGGCGTATTCAACCCCCTTGGAAACTGTTAAAGATTATTTGAGACATCCAtaggttttatttttattagtttCAAACACATTTTTAGGGAAGCCAACTTCATGGTTGATGCCACTGTcaatttaggtcataatgttgTAACAGGTTCAACTTGGACCAATAGAGTCCCCTTTGAGGCCTCAAGAGCCTTACTATTTGACATTGTAAATTGTGGTTGTCTTAGGGGCTTCCAGCTCTAATTAATAAGTCTTTTTCgtatataaaaaattaaataaaaaataaaaaaagcaaaaTGTTCTAATGACGGGATTGGGACATCTCTCTCCATATGGTAGACATTGTAGACTAGCACTCGTACTTCGAgtcttttgattttcttttcaaagGTAGTGCGTGCTTTTCTACCAAGTTTAATTGGCAAGAACATGTGGatcaattttctttattcaataaCTAagttgttgaaggaaaatcgacttagtgtgccttatcaaactaggagtagcaataggagagaaggttctagatttcccaatcctacacggattggtattccttgtaacattagaactagtactttgtaatcactgtatatagggctcctattctcaataatatgatttacaTTCtccctacaattctctctacaatttctctcaaatctctttttccttaaacacgttatcagcacgactctaaccacaaaacagaaaaccaaaactcattcacaaagcagcccctagcccgagctagccgagccttcgctgcagcccgCGCGCCCGTGCGTTTGCAACCTTGCACAGCAGCTCCTGCTGTCCTCTCCCTGCAGCCCCCTGCGTTCCAGCCTGCTGCCACCGAAGCATCCCTGCTGCGCAAACAAGCCAACGCACACCCACTGCATCTTTTTCCCGTTCCTGTGCACATCCGTCCTCCTGCAAGCCTCtaaacatctagttcggaagCTCAGATCGAAAAActttcttcataaaagttgttcgtctctgtctcttccatctaacctccgaatttcagccttatcggagttatatTGAGAtctgtacaccaatcgaagtaCAAGCTGTTCAGAAcagaatctgctccgaattttcaacaagtaagtttttaaattaaagttcTTGTTTTCCGAAGTTTaaattctccttctttttcttcggggacttgcaacctcccttcttctacatcccacctttcttataacgtgggttcgattcttgaaaagcggaatcgtggggattcacgcaattaacgaactaagagcgttcgtaagacttcggactaagagcgtccgtaagcatcgatttaacgaactaagagcgttcgtatgctacggactaagagcgttcgtgagcatctattttgaccatacaaacatcattgtttcagtctaatccaattattcttggaaatcgatttcttggtagcatagctcggaaatcttatttatattagttttcgtggaagcattgactccgaaactaacttgttcttgttttcatctttcaggatgtcaaacatgaacaaactcgattttgttccattggattatgcaggcaaaaggtacctattttgggtcactgatgtcgagatccaccttattgccagtgatttattgcatactatccaagagctttgtcctatagaaacagctccagaccctcaaactgagaaagataattccaaggcacttgccttcatgaaacgtcacatggatagtgacctacagtttgagttcataaatgaggatagcgccataaagctttggcatgcgcttcgcgaacgatatggcaatgttcgtgactccatacttccgaatacagaagcagaatggaaaaatcttcgcttctctgaatttgacacggtcatgctgttttattcggaagccctccgcatcaaagtaatgatgcgtctctgtggaaagatgatcacagaagaccagttgattgagaaaaccctcaataccttccccgcctgtgctatgaggtcctctgacttattccggactcatgtaaatgcaagatggatcacaagttttcaacagcttattgaagctatggccactactgaaagacatggcaatgaacttgtgtaaagaagatttgataggcttcaagatagctatcaagagcatcgtcctatggctagagaaagtcgccatcgacgtcatgatccataagatcgaaatgctcaagaaggtaatcgctcaaggcgacaattgCACGatcgtaggaggcgtgattttgagggaaatagggttggaaaccatggagccaacgttggccatgggcaccactttccaacgccaccagtccaagggactatgcatattgcgccaatgcgcctcaatcaagggagaatcctctttatggtgtctatttctgatatggaacgtctgatcaatggacctgaatttgcaatgcaCCTACGAAGGTAgccgcatcatggtgatcaagacatcgagttcacaaagactttaaatctggcgatgaagacaaaatgccgcagatttttattagaatagtcttttatactttccaagaattttgtaatggcaattatgccttaatcaataaaatgactcattggattatctcttttcctctaggcgtactcaattaagtatgatgtctaggaaagtaattgagattagtggtacttaagagagcttcgctccaccgacatctctctacttccctggtcatatttaattggaattaccgaacgaattgagtgactacaatttgtctaatgtttgattttactttggattagattatggtcacgaaactttgatgtaatcattggctattattaataaagtatcgatttattttatctcatgtcatggacatatttttcgaactttattacttaaaagatataagagccaatggttttcatgtggaaacgcattgtgagaatggacaagagttcttttgcatcacctctaatgactacggacataaacgagtattagagaaacttatgtgtcgatctagtgggttgtatgcaaccactattcgagtaattgaatccaatcatgttatatgatttatgggattctgacacatataggctttggcatgaccgtctgggacacccaggtcgtgatatgatgatccgtatattaaagacttcacacggacatccattcttcagaacgaagagaagtaaaaaccaaaaattggttcgaggagatgcacctgcgcctcacggcgccaagactgtgcaagaccgaccacttagggccggcgccgtctaccccctacggcaacaacatggcattgacgccatggatcattgtttgactcctccttctacttctaaagtcaattgtgacttcatggctaaaccaaaatcctcattggttgtctcTAAAgtccatcattcgttctgcatagcctgctctttagcaaaattaggatcgagaccatcctatgcaaaggacactaaagacaatatataccattcttgcaaagaatccaaggtgatatttgtggacctattcaaccatcatgcggaccatttcgatattttatggtattggttgatgcatcgacacgctggtcacatgtcatgctattgtccacaaggaacgctgcatttgctaaactcctagcacaaataattaagttaagggctcaccaccctgatcatcctattaagtctataagattagacaatgctggagagtttacatcaaagacttttgatgattattgcatgtccattgggattgatgttgaacatcctgttcctcatgttcacacccaaactggtctcgcagaagccgccattaaacgactacaaatggtcgctagggcattggtaatgcgcaccaatctccctatttctgcttggggctatgcaatattgcatgcagctgtgcttattcgtctaaggcccactgccactcaaccattttctgcgtcccagatggtgactgggtatgagcctaatgtctcacacttacgcatatttgggtgtgcagtatatgtgcctattgcgccgccacagcgcaccaaaatgggtcctcaacaacGATTAGGCGTctacgttggatatgattctccaacgattatccgctacatagaacccttgacaggcgatctctttaccgctagatttgcggattgtcacttcgatgagacagtcttcccgtcgttagggggagataagaacatcaatgttcaacaggaacgacaggaattgtcgtggtctgtccccactctgtctcatcttgatccccgaactgcacagtccgaaattgaagtgcggagaattctcgatcttcagaacgtagcagaatcgatgcctgatgcgttttctgatatcgctaaagtgacgagatcacacatacctgctgcaaacgtgcctgcaaggattgatgtccctaaaatcagaggacatgacgccatctcaagggcatttgagcatggcgccaacgtccctagtgatggtgacgttgtggctaggcccacggctcctgccaggaagcgcgggaggcccataggttcgatggattctcgcccaagaaagaaagcgagtttggcacaaaataatccattaatcatcgatgtgaataatccatctcatgagaatattccggattatggttatgtccaagagacatcattgggggacgctccaatgtcagaactaactccagagaatagagagatctccataaattacactagtgtacatgagatgatggatagaaattctatggcgattgatgatgcatttgcatatcatattgcaaaaggaattatagaatatgatgatatcgaacctcgctctgttgaagaatgtcaacgaagagcagattggcctaaatggaaagatgcgatccaggttgaattggattcactaacaaagagacaggtatttgggtctgtaacgcagacacccccaagtgtaaagcctgttggccataaatgggtctttgttagaaagcgtaatgagaaaaatg encodes the following:
- the LOC133725238 gene encoding homeobox-leucine zipper protein GLABRA 2 isoform X2, whose protein sequence is MGVDMSNNPPTSRTKDFFASPALSLSLAGIFRDAGTPGETAANREGEEGDEGSVGGRRRSREDTAEISSENSGPARSRSAEDIDFDAELGEPDEDDGDGDNKNKKKKRKKYHRHTTEQIREMEALFKESPHPDEKQRQQLSKQLGLAPRQVKFWFQNRRTQIKAIQERHENSLLKGEMEKLRDENKAMREQINKACCPNCGSATTSRDATLTTEEQQLRIENARLKSEVEKLRAALVKYPIGTSSPSSSTGQDQESRSSLDFYTGIFGLEKSRIMEIVNQAMEELQKMATAGEPLWVRSVETGREILNYDEYIKEFNIEMPASGRPKRSIEASRDTGVVFVDLPRLVQSFMDVNQWKEMFPSMISKAATVDVISNGEGDNRNGAVQLMFAELQMLTPLVPTREVYFVRCSKQLSPEQWAVVDVSIDKVEDNIDASLVKCRKRPSGCIIEDKSNGHCKVIWVEHLECQKSTVQTMYRSIVNSGLAFGARHWVATLQLQCERLVFFMATNVPMKDSTGVATLAGRKSILKMAQRMTSSFCRAIGASSYHTWTKISSKTGDDIRISSRKNLNDPGEPLGVILCAVSSVWLPVSPYALFDFLRDENRRNEWDIMLNGGPAQTIANLSKGQDRGNAVTIQTMKSKENSMWILQDSCINAYESMVVYAPVDITGMQSVMTGCDSSNMAVLSSGFSILPDGLESRPMVITSRQEDRGSDSEGGTLLTVAFQVLTNTSPTAKLTVESVESANTLISCTLRNIKTSLQCEDG
- the LOC133725238 gene encoding homeobox-leucine zipper protein GLABRA 2 isoform X1, with the translated sequence MGVDMSNNPPTSRTKDFFASPALSLSLAGIFRDAGTPGETAANREGEEGDEGSVGGRRRSREDTAEISSENSGPARSRSAEDIDFDAELGEPDEDDGDGDNKNKKKKRKKYHRHTTEQIREMEALFKESPHPDEKQRQQLSKQLGLAPRQVKFWFQNRRTQIKAIQERHENSLLKGEMEKLRDENKAMREQINKACCPNCGSATTSRDATLTTEEQQLRIENARLKSEVEKLRAALVKYPIGTSSPSSSTGQDQESRSSLDFYTGIFGLEKSRIMEIVNQAMEELQKMATAGEPLWVRSVETGREILNYDEYIKEFNIEMPASGRPKRSIEASRDTGVVFVDLPRLVQSFMDVNQWKEMFPSMISKAATVDVISNGEGDNRNGAVQLMFAELQMLTPLVPTREVYFVRCSKQLSPEQWAVVDVSIDKVEDNIDASLVKCRKRPSGCIIEDKSNGHCKVIWVEHLECQKSTVQTMYRSIVNSGLAFGARHWVATLQLQCERLVFFMATNVPMKDSTGVATLAGRKSILKMAQRMTSSFCRAIGASSYHTWTKISSKTGDDIRISSRKNLNDPGEPLGVILCAVSSVWLPVSPYALFDFLRDENRRNEWDIMLNGGPAQTIANLSKGQDRGNAVTIQPCISIFQTMKSKENSMWILQDSCINAYESMVVYAPVDITGMQSVMTGCDSSNMAVLSSGFSILPDGLESRPMVITSRQEDRGSDSEGGTLLTVAFQVLTNTSPTAKLTVESVESANTLISCTLRNIKTSLQCEDG